Genomic DNA from Mycobacteroides chelonae CCUG 47445:
GCTCGGGACAGGGGTGCATCGAAAGGGGACAGGCCCGGATCGGCGAGGTGCCTGTTGATGGCGTCGGCCAACTCCGCGTCATGCTCCATTGCCCGCATGAGGTCTGTGTACAGGGTCGGTGGTATCGACGCGGTTTTGCGCCGCAGCATGTCCAGTGTTGCAATGAGGTCGCCCCGCAGCGAGCCGGTGTCGGGAACCTGGTTGTTGTAGCTCGCGTCGTGAGCATCGAGTGCGGCTTTGACCAGTTCGGCCTTGTTGTTCCATCTGCGGTAAATGGTCGTCTTGCTGGCATGCGCCTGTGCGGCAACGGAATCAATGGTGAAACGTTCGTATCCGTCTGCTACAAACACCCGCAGGGCGGTATCGAGTATCGCCGCGGTGCGCGCTTCGCCTCGTGGCACCATGATATTAAGTGTACGTCAGGCGTACACTTAATATCATTCCTTAAGGACTGCCTCGAAGGCCACTCGGTCACCCCGGAAGAGTGAGCGCACGCATTCGATCGGTCGTCCGTCGGTGTCGAGCGTGCGTCGGTGCAGAAGGAGCATGGGCATAGCTGTCGAGGTGTCCAGAAGTGATGCCTCGCGTGGTGATGCGAGCACCGTTTCGATGCGCTCGACGGCACTGCCGAACCCGACTCCCAGTTCGCGTATCGCCTCGTATAGCGAGGTGCCGGGATCGAATGTGTTGCGAAGGGAGCTGAACCGCGACTTGGGTAGATAGGTGCTCTCCAG
This window encodes:
- a CDS encoding TetR/AcrR family transcriptional regulator, which gives rise to MVPRGEARTAAILDTALRVFVADGYERFTIDSVAAQAHASKTTIYRRWNNKAELVKAALDAHDASYNNQVPDTGSLRGDLIATLDMLRRKTASIPPTLYTDLMRAMEHDAELADAINRHLADPGLSPFDAPLSRAISRGEARADVDRELIHDVAEAMLTHRLTMKATVDDTFIGRLVDDVLIVLVRGGVS